A genome region from Acidimicrobiales bacterium includes the following:
- a CDS encoding response regulator transcription factor: MSGERPGTGSAVRVLIVGDRDIVRAGLAAVLRPYEGRVVVAGEGAGLADALTESARSLADVVLFDARLAAGDGLDEVDQLVESWGGHRVVVVASPDEARFAFPVLERGAAGFLLLSIAGDELVQQLESVREDSVVMDPVLAGSRGGIDHFDLAVWPGSELGLTRPQSRVLELLARGDRTTTVAGQLGMSEVEVKGHVRSAYRRLDVSDRPHALARLAQAGVFR; this comes from the coding sequence GTGTCCGGTGAGCGCCCCGGCACGGGATCCGCCGTCCGGGTGCTCATCGTCGGCGACCGGGACATCGTGCGCGCCGGGCTGGCCGCCGTCCTGCGCCCCTACGAGGGGCGGGTGGTGGTCGCAGGCGAAGGCGCTGGGCTCGCCGATGCTCTCACCGAGAGCGCCAGGTCGCTCGCCGATGTCGTGCTCTTCGACGCCCGCCTGGCCGCGGGCGACGGCCTCGACGAGGTGGACCAGCTGGTCGAATCGTGGGGCGGCCATCGCGTCGTCGTCGTGGCCAGCCCGGACGAGGCTCGGTTCGCCTTTCCGGTGCTGGAGCGGGGCGCCGCCGGATTCCTGTTGCTCTCGATCGCCGGAGATGAGCTGGTCCAACAGCTCGAGTCCGTGCGTGAGGATTCCGTCGTGATGGACCCCGTCCTGGCTGGCTCCCGGGGTGGGATCGACCACTTCGACCTTGCCGTCTGGCCCGGATCCGAGCTGGGCCTGACCCGACCGCAGAGCAGGGTGCTGGAGCTGCTCGCCAGGGGTGACCGCACGACAACCGTCGCCGGTCAGCTGGGCATGAGCGAGGTGGAGGTCAAGGGGCACGTGCGCTCGGCGTATCGCCGGCTGGACGTGTCGGACCGCCCGCATGCCCTGGCCCGATTGGCACAGGCGGGGGTGTTCCGATGA
- a CDS encoding TraR/DksA C4-type zinc finger protein: protein MDAEATRGQLGAEQDRLRALRDEFIEGGLTTQSEEDSLAELSSSAQHQADIGTETFDRERDVSILEQVEAELADVELALRRLDDGTYGTCEACGRLIGDSRLEAKPEARLCLDDQATAEREVRGSSGQS, encoded by the coding sequence ATGGACGCCGAGGCAACGCGCGGCCAGCTCGGTGCCGAGCAGGATCGGCTTCGGGCCCTCCGTGACGAGTTCATCGAGGGTGGCCTGACGACTCAGTCGGAGGAGGACAGCCTGGCCGAGCTCTCCTCGTCGGCCCAGCACCAGGCCGACATCGGCACCGAGACGTTCGATCGGGAGCGGGACGTCTCGATCCTCGAGCAGGTGGAGGCCGAGCTGGCTGATGTCGAGCTGGCCCTGCGTCGTCTCGACGACGGCACTTACGGGACCTGTGAGGCCTGCGGGCGCCTCATCGGCGACTCGCGGCTCGAGGCCAAGCCCGAGGCTCGGCTCTGCCTCGACGACCAGGCCACGGCCGAGCGCGAGGTGCGCGGCTCATCAGGCCAGTCCTAG
- a CDS encoding response regulator transcription factor encodes MSSPETVGAAARPVRVVLVNDDEIIMEGLQGMLARHRDRVELAGGVLLSDDVAETALALDPDVVLFDINIQGTSGLEVAAQMVADKPPFRVVVFTDDADERRLYEALRLGISGYLLKSLSGAQLADHLVRVRDGEVVVDPTMATRIAMRAAHLGGSRIWPGSQMGLSQRESEVLSLLVDGLSNRLIAAQLVVGEETVKTHLRSIYRKLGVNDRAQAIATALRQGMFS; translated from the coding sequence ATGAGCTCACCCGAGACGGTGGGCGCGGCCGCCAGGCCAGTGCGCGTCGTGCTGGTCAACGACGACGAGATCATCATGGAAGGGCTGCAGGGGATGCTGGCCCGCCATCGCGACCGAGTGGAGCTGGCCGGCGGTGTCCTGCTCAGTGACGACGTGGCCGAGACGGCGCTGGCCTTGGACCCCGACGTCGTGCTGTTCGACATCAACATCCAGGGGACCAGCGGACTCGAGGTGGCCGCGCAGATGGTCGCCGACAAGCCACCCTTCCGCGTGGTCGTCTTCACCGACGACGCTGACGAGCGCCGACTCTACGAGGCGTTGCGCCTGGGAATCTCCGGCTACCTGCTCAAGTCGTTGAGCGGCGCCCAGCTGGCGGATCATCTGGTGCGGGTGCGCGACGGCGAGGTGGTCGTCGACCCCACCATGGCGACCAGAATCGCCATGCGGGCTGCCCACCTCGGAGGCAGCCGCATCTGGCCTGGCAGCCAGATGGGCCTGTCGCAGCGGGAGAGCGAGGTCTTGAGCCTGCTCGTCGACGGTCTCAGCAATCGCCTGATCGCCGCCCAGCTGGTCGTCGGCGAGGAGACGGTGAAGACCCATCTCCGGTCCATCTACCGCAAGCTCGGAGTGAACGACCGCGCCCAGGCGATCGCCACCGCCCTTCGCCAGGGCATGTTCTCCTGA